One Cellulomonas soli DNA window includes the following coding sequences:
- a CDS encoding VOC family protein codes for MSSRRSDLDLALVIVAVDDLAAAVRFWTELTGWVLTDDAPVYHEMRSPSGTRLGLYTREAFAENLGVAAAGLAAGPLMPAEVYLAAHDVAEAAARAERLGASVLAPAEVKPWGDTVAYVLAPGGFVVGFASPAPTSVALVPEAVAEPGAGI; via the coding sequence ATGTCGTCTCGTCGCTCCGACCTGGACCTCGCACTCGTCATCGTCGCCGTCGACGACCTGGCGGCCGCTGTGCGGTTCTGGACCGAGCTCACCGGCTGGGTGCTCACGGACGACGCGCCCGTCTACCACGAGATGCGCTCGCCGTCGGGTACGCGGCTGGGCCTCTACACCCGCGAGGCGTTCGCCGAGAACCTGGGCGTCGCCGCCGCGGGGCTCGCCGCCGGGCCCTTGATGCCCGCCGAGGTGTACCTCGCGGCGCACGACGTCGCGGAGGCGGCGGCACGTGCCGAGCGGCTCGGTGCGAGCGTGCTGGCTCCCGCGGAGGTCAAGCCGTGGGGCGACACCGTTGCCTACGTGCTCGCGCCCGGGGGTTTCGTCGTGGGGTTCGCCTCGCCGGCGCCGACCTCGGTGGCACTGGTGCCCGAGGCCGTGGCCGAGCCCGGCGCGGGCATCTGA
- a CDS encoding DUF6191 domain-containing protein: protein MSGHAAWAVGIVLVVLLAVGLDRLVATGVFDRRPRERPRPTGGSSAATGALGDLVEIFQPSRVHLTEELERQRLETDLVGDSAPPIDLDSGVVHLPAREPADRQRGDRPAASTQMPAPGSATASGTSATEVGAGEANPTTKPPGAST, encoded by the coding sequence ATGAGCGGGCACGCGGCATGGGCCGTCGGGATCGTGCTCGTCGTGCTGCTCGCCGTCGGGCTCGACCGCCTCGTGGCCACCGGGGTCTTCGACCGGCGCCCCCGTGAGCGCCCTCGCCCGACGGGCGGCTCCTCCGCGGCGACGGGTGCCCTCGGGGACCTCGTCGAGATCTTCCAGCCCAGCCGCGTGCACCTGACCGAGGAGCTCGAGCGTCAGCGGCTCGAGACCGATCTCGTCGGAGACTCGGCGCCGCCGATCGACCTGGACAGCGGCGTCGTGCACCTGCCCGCACGAGAGCCTGCCGACCGGCAGCGCGGTGACCGCCCCGCCGCCTCGACTCAGATGCCCGCGCCGGGCTCGGCCACGGCCTCGGGCACCAGTGCCACCGAGGTCGGCGCCGGCGAGGCGAACCCCACGACGAAACCCCCGGGCGCGAGCACGTAG
- a CDS encoding MBL fold metallo-hydrolase, whose translation MDRALSRALTQVAPGVWVATAGTWRTTTTLVVADDGACLLVDPALSPQELDALAEEIAARGWRVRAAVATHAHWDHVLWTPRFGDVPRWASGRTVERVGATHDALVAQAEAEHAGHGAAVTSGLRALPGDRVPWEGPAVLAAEHDAHAPGHLALVVPAAGVLLAGDMLSDTEVPLLDLDAADTVGAYRDGLATLARVRAENGVQVLVPGHGSVASGEAIDLRIATDRGYLDALASGAGRVPGGGPTDPRLTDPWLARQHAEQVAALRR comes from the coding sequence ATGGACCGCGCCCTGAGCCGTGCGCTGACGCAGGTGGCGCCCGGGGTCTGGGTCGCGACGGCGGGAACGTGGAGGACGACGACGACGCTCGTCGTGGCCGACGACGGCGCATGCCTGCTCGTCGACCCGGCGCTCTCGCCCCAGGAGCTGGACGCCCTCGCCGAGGAGATCGCCGCACGCGGCTGGCGGGTCAGGGCCGCCGTGGCGACCCACGCGCACTGGGACCACGTGCTGTGGACGCCCCGGTTCGGTGACGTGCCGAGGTGGGCGAGCGGGCGCACGGTCGAGCGGGTCGGCGCCACCCACGACGCGCTCGTGGCGCAGGCCGAGGCCGAGCACGCGGGCCACGGGGCTGCCGTGACGTCCGGGCTGCGGGCCCTGCCCGGAGATCGTGTGCCGTGGGAGGGCCCGGCGGTGCTGGCGGCCGAGCACGACGCGCACGCACCCGGGCACCTCGCCCTCGTGGTGCCCGCGGCCGGGGTCCTGCTCGCCGGTGACATGCTGTCCGACACCGAGGTGCCGCTGCTCGACCTCGACGCCGCCGACACCGTCGGCGCCTACCGGGACGGTCTGGCGACGCTGGCCCGCGTCCGTGCCGAGAACGGCGTGCAGGTACTGGTCCCCGGTCACGGCTCCGTGGCGTCCGGCGAGGCGATCGACCTGCGGATCGCCACGGACCGCGGCTACCTGGACGCCCTGGCCTCCGGTGCGGGACGAGTGCCCGGCGGCGGTCCCACGGACCCGCGCCTGACGGACCCCTGGCTCGCGCGGCAGCACGCCGAGCAGGTCGCGGCGCTGCGCCGATGA
- the ppgK gene encoding polyphosphate--glucose phosphotransferase yields MNKHAKDDKHAHEQAFGIDIGGSGIKGAPVDLRSGEFAADRERIPTPKPATPGAVADTVAQIVDSFGLDQHVPIGVTFPAVILHGVAQSAANVDRSWIGTNVEKAVHAATGRRVLAVNDADAAGYAEVLYGAAKGVRGVVLVVTLGTGIGSALVVDGVLVPNTELGHLEIDGHDAESRAAESVRDRDGLDWAQWAARLQRYFTVVENLFWPDLIVVGGGVSKDHAKFLPLLDLRTPIVPAGLRNAAGIVGAAALAAHGTRLD; encoded by the coding sequence ATGAACAAGCACGCGAAGGACGACAAGCACGCGCACGAGCAGGCGTTCGGCATCGACATCGGCGGCTCGGGCATCAAGGGCGCCCCGGTCGACCTGCGCTCGGGCGAGTTCGCCGCGGACCGCGAGCGCATCCCGACGCCGAAGCCGGCCACACCCGGGGCCGTGGCGGACACGGTCGCCCAGATCGTCGACTCGTTCGGCCTCGACCAGCACGTCCCGATCGGGGTGACGTTCCCCGCGGTCATCCTGCACGGGGTCGCGCAGTCCGCGGCGAACGTCGACCGGTCGTGGATCGGCACGAACGTCGAGAAGGCGGTGCACGCCGCGACCGGTCGACGGGTCCTGGCCGTGAACGACGCGGACGCCGCCGGGTACGCCGAGGTGCTGTACGGCGCGGCCAAGGGCGTGCGGGGCGTCGTGCTGGTCGTCACGCTCGGCACCGGCATCGGGTCGGCGCTCGTGGTCGACGGCGTGCTCGTGCCGAACACCGAGCTGGGTCACCTGGAGATCGACGGGCACGACGCGGAGAGCCGTGCCGCCGAGAGCGTGCGGGACCGCGACGGCCTCGACTGGGCGCAGTGGGCCGCGCGCCTGCAGCGCTACTTCACGGTCGTGGAGAACCTGTTCTGGCCGGACCTCATCGTCGTGGGCGGCGGGGTGAGCAAGGACCACGCGAAGTTCCTGCCGTTGCTCGACCTGCGCACACCGATCGTCCCCGCGGGCCTGCGCAACGCTGCCGGGATCGTCGGCGCCGCGGCACTGGCAGCCCACGGGACCCGGCTCGACTGA
- the map gene encoding type I methionyl aminopeptidase, with protein sequence MSTAHAARAALVPGRVSPQRSVPSSIARPEYVGRPGPSPYTGPDVLDEGTIERIRVAARIAAQALEEVGRHVAPGVTTDELDRIGHEYLVDHGAYPSTLGYRGFPKALCTSLNEVVCHGIPDTTVIQDGDIVNVDITAYIAGVHGDNNATFLAGDVDEESRLLVERTQESLRRAIKAVVPGREINVIGRVIEKFAARFGYGVVRDYTGHGVGPAFHTGLVVPHYDAAPGYDTVIEPGMVFTIEPMLNLGTPDWVMWDDDWTVLTADGRRSAQFEHTLLVTDTGAEILTLP encoded by the coding sequence ATGTCGACCGCGCACGCAGCCCGAGCCGCCCTCGTCCCCGGTCGGGTCTCGCCCCAGCGGTCGGTCCCATCGTCGATCGCCCGCCCGGAGTACGTCGGCCGCCCGGGACCGAGCCCCTACACCGGCCCGGACGTGCTCGACGAGGGCACCATCGAGCGGATCCGTGTCGCAGCGCGCATCGCTGCGCAGGCCCTCGAGGAGGTCGGCAGGCACGTGGCACCCGGTGTGACGACCGACGAGCTGGACCGGATCGGCCACGAGTACCTGGTGGACCACGGCGCGTACCCCTCGACGCTCGGCTACCGGGGCTTCCCGAAGGCCCTGTGCACCTCGCTGAACGAGGTCGTGTGCCACGGCATCCCGGACACGACCGTGATCCAGGACGGCGACATCGTCAACGTGGACATCACGGCGTACATCGCCGGCGTGCACGGGGACAACAACGCGACGTTCCTCGCCGGCGACGTCGACGAGGAGTCACGGCTGCTCGTCGAGCGCACGCAGGAGTCGCTGCGTCGGGCCATCAAGGCGGTCGTGCCCGGGCGCGAGATCAACGTGATCGGCCGCGTCATCGAGAAGTTCGCGGCACGGTTCGGCTACGGCGTGGTCCGCGACTACACCGGGCACGGAGTCGGCCCGGCGTTCCACACCGGGCTCGTCGTGCCGCACTACGACGCCGCGCCGGGCTACGACACCGTGATCGAGCCCGGCATGGTCTTCACCATCGAGCCGATGCTCAACCTCGGCACCCCCGACTGGGTGATGTGGGACGACGACTGGACGGTGCTCACGGCCGACGGTCGCCGCAGCGCGCAGTTCGAGCACACCCTGCTCGTCACCGACACCGGAGCGGAGATCCTGACACTGCCATGA
- a CDS encoding SPOR domain-containing protein, which yields MTDESDEYWFNTQTRQVEVGRRSDWSHLMGPYPTREAAQHALEKAVRRTQDWDQEDERSR from the coding sequence ATGACCGACGAGTCCGACGAGTACTGGTTCAACACGCAGACCCGACAGGTCGAGGTCGGCAGGCGCAGCGACTGGTCGCACCTCATGGGTCCCTACCCGACCCGTGAGGCGGCCCAGCACGCGCTGGAGAAGGCCGTCCGGCGGACGCAGGACTGGGACCAGGAGGACGAGCGCTCGCGCTGA
- a CDS encoding endonuclease/exonuclease/phosphatase family protein → MSRHRPGPFAWVVAGVLGLALGWLALGLTPGLYGVAQLVALRGVLACGAVALAVAVGLGALLVAPEHRPGAALVASVAMLGALAQIGVLTVRSVPGDRAPAAGEAAAGDELVVLAFNTLDTVEPATLASLVIAQQADVVVLPETSALTAARTAELLADEGHPMQVLTHDAAPASVAGTALLVSLDVGTYDQVDPLPTALGSFVAAPRTGSPSAPTLVAAHPRAPITASSMPGWRTDGTVVADACRTTPGVVLAGDLNATLDHPQLRELGPCLDVARAVGAGARGTWPASAPSLLAAPIDHVLVDGRVWQPVSFSVLPATGGSDHRPVVARLVRRSA, encoded by the coding sequence GTGAGCCGTCACCGGCCCGGGCCGTTCGCCTGGGTCGTCGCCGGTGTGCTGGGCCTTGCCCTCGGCTGGCTCGCGCTCGGCCTCACCCCGGGGCTGTACGGCGTGGCCCAGCTCGTCGCGCTGCGGGGCGTGCTCGCATGCGGTGCGGTGGCACTCGCCGTGGCGGTCGGGCTCGGTGCACTGCTCGTCGCACCAGAGCACCGGCCGGGTGCGGCGCTGGTCGCGTCCGTCGCGATGCTCGGTGCTCTCGCGCAGATCGGCGTGCTGACCGTCCGGAGCGTGCCGGGCGACCGGGCCCCCGCCGCCGGTGAGGCTGCCGCCGGCGACGAGCTCGTCGTCCTCGCGTTCAACACGCTCGACACCGTGGAGCCGGCCACCCTGGCCTCCCTGGTGATCGCGCAGCAGGCGGACGTCGTGGTCCTCCCCGAGACCTCGGCCTTGACCGCCGCGCGCACCGCCGAGCTGCTCGCCGACGAGGGCCACCCGATGCAGGTCCTCACCCACGACGCGGCACCGGCCTCCGTCGCGGGCACGGCCCTGCTGGTCTCCCTCGACGTCGGCACCTACGACCAGGTCGACCCGCTGCCGACCGCGCTGGGCTCGTTCGTCGCGGCGCCCCGCACGGGCTCGCCATCGGCCCCGACCCTGGTCGCGGCACACCCGCGGGCACCCATCACCGCGTCCTCGATGCCCGGGTGGCGCACCGACGGCACGGTGGTCGCCGACGCGTGCCGCACGACCCCGGGCGTCGTGCTCGCCGGGGACCTCAACGCCACACTCGACCACCCGCAGCTGCGCGAGCTGGGCCCGTGCCTCGACGTGGCACGCGCCGTGGGCGCGGGTGCGCGGGGCACGTGGCCCGCCTCGGCGCCGAGCCTGCTGGCGGCACCGATCGACCACGTCCTCGTCGACGGTCGGGTCTGGCAGCCGGTGTCGTTCTCCGTCCTGCCTGCCACCGGCGGCAGCGACCACCGGCCCGTCGTCGCCCGCCTGGTGCGTCGCAGCGCCTGA
- the panB gene encoding 3-methyl-2-oxobutanoate hydroxymethyltransferase, with amino-acid sequence MTQTPKRMRVHHLREAKERGERLTMLTAYDAVTARIFDEAGIDLLLVGDSIGNTMHAHTTTLPVTVDDLIPATRAVARVAQRALVVVDLPFGSYEAGPEQALATGVRLLKETGAAAVKLEGGQRVVPQIRALTEAGIPVFGHLGYTPQSENLLGGPRVQGRGDEAAERLSADAVAIVDAGAVAVVLEMVPAPVAARVTEVLPVPTIGIGAGAECDGQVLVWVDMAGMSDWSPRFAKRFGEVGAALSAAASAYADEVRAGTFPDAAHSFDR; translated from the coding sequence ATGACGCAGACCCCCAAGCGCATGCGGGTGCACCACCTGCGCGAGGCGAAGGAGCGCGGCGAGCGCCTGACGATGCTCACCGCCTACGACGCGGTCACCGCACGGATCTTCGACGAGGCGGGCATCGACCTGCTGCTGGTGGGCGACTCCATCGGCAACACCATGCACGCCCACACCACGACGCTGCCGGTGACGGTGGACGACCTGATCCCGGCGACCCGGGCTGTCGCGCGCGTCGCGCAGCGGGCGCTCGTGGTGGTCGACCTGCCGTTCGGCTCGTACGAGGCCGGGCCGGAGCAGGCTCTGGCCACCGGTGTCCGTCTGCTGAAGGAGACCGGTGCCGCCGCGGTGAAGCTCGAGGGCGGCCAGCGCGTCGTCCCGCAGATCCGGGCGCTGACCGAGGCCGGGATCCCCGTGTTCGGGCACCTGGGCTACACGCCGCAGTCGGAGAACCTGCTCGGCGGTCCGCGCGTCCAGGGGCGTGGCGACGAGGCGGCCGAGCGGCTCAGCGCCGACGCCGTCGCGATCGTCGACGCCGGCGCGGTCGCGGTCGTGCTCGAGATGGTGCCCGCACCGGTGGCGGCCCGCGTCACCGAGGTCCTCCCGGTGCCGACGATCGGCATCGGTGCCGGCGCCGAGTGCGACGGGCAGGTGCTCGTGTGGGTCGACATGGCCGGCATGAGCGACTGGTCGCCGCGGTTCGCCAAGCGGTTCGGCGAGGTGGGTGCCGCCCTGAGCGCCGCCGCCTCCGCCTACGCGGACGAGGTCCGCGCAGGCACGTTCCCGGACGCCGCCCACTCCTTCGACCGGTGA
- a CDS encoding NAD+ synthase, whose translation MALTRIALAQVDTCVGDVDANARLVLEWSRRAAQAGAALVVFPEMTLAGYPVEDLALRASFRRAAEAAVQRTAADLVEAGLGDLTVVVGTIGERLTSTEPDAQVRPTNQAVVLHRGQVLARYDKHHLPNYGVFDERRIFVPGEDTCVVDVAGRRVGVVICEDIWQDGGPVSQMDEHDIDLLVVPNGSPYEEGKGHVRTELAARRAREVDAPVVYVNLVGGQDDLVFDGGSFVVGADGELLASAPQFVEHLLLWDLADADEPAAHGPVAAPLSEDEEVYRALVTGLAGYVRKNGFRSVTLGLSGGIDSALVAAIAADAIGGQNVVGVSMPSVYSSDHSKDDAADLAKRIGADYRVQAIRPFVDVFESEMGLQGVAAENLQARMRGVILMALSNAEGHLVLATGNKSELAVGYSTIYGDAVGGYAPLKDVDKSRVWALARWRNDAARDGVFSPDELPPIPESSITKPPSAELRPGQVDQDSLPPYDLLDEVLDAYVEHAEGRPELLARGYDPAVVDKVLSLVDRAEWKRRQYPLGPKVTALAFGRDRRLPVTTRWREA comes from the coding sequence ATGGCTCTCACCCGCATCGCCCTGGCACAGGTCGACACGTGCGTGGGCGACGTCGACGCGAACGCCCGCCTGGTCCTCGAGTGGTCGCGTCGCGCGGCGCAGGCCGGGGCGGCGCTCGTCGTCTTCCCGGAGATGACCCTGGCGGGCTACCCGGTCGAGGACCTCGCGCTGCGTGCCTCGTTCCGTCGCGCCGCGGAGGCCGCCGTGCAGCGCACCGCCGCCGACCTCGTCGAGGCCGGCCTGGGCGACCTCACGGTGGTCGTCGGCACGATCGGCGAGCGGCTGACGAGCACCGAGCCGGACGCACAGGTGCGGCCGACCAACCAGGCCGTCGTGCTGCACCGCGGGCAGGTGCTGGCCCGCTACGACAAGCATCACCTGCCCAACTACGGCGTGTTCGACGAGCGGCGCATCTTCGTCCCCGGCGAGGACACATGCGTGGTCGACGTGGCCGGGCGCCGCGTCGGCGTCGTGATCTGCGAGGACATCTGGCAGGACGGCGGGCCCGTCTCGCAGATGGACGAGCACGACATCGACCTGCTCGTCGTGCCCAACGGCTCGCCCTACGAGGAGGGCAAGGGCCACGTGCGCACCGAGCTGGCCGCCCGGCGGGCCCGTGAGGTCGACGCCCCCGTGGTGTACGTGAACCTGGTCGGCGGGCAGGACGACCTGGTCTTCGACGGCGGCTCGTTCGTGGTCGGTGCGGACGGCGAGCTGCTCGCCTCGGCGCCGCAGTTCGTCGAGCACCTGCTGCTGTGGGACCTGGCGGATGCCGACGAGCCCGCCGCGCACGGTCCCGTGGCGGCGCCGCTGAGCGAGGACGAAGAGGTCTACCGCGCCCTGGTGACGGGGCTGGCCGGGTACGTCCGCAAGAACGGCTTCCGCAGCGTGACGCTCGGGCTGTCGGGCGGGATCGACTCGGCCCTGGTCGCCGCGATCGCCGCGGACGCGATCGGCGGGCAGAACGTGGTCGGCGTCTCGATGCCGTCGGTGTACTCCTCGGACCACAGCAAGGACGACGCGGCCGACCTGGCGAAGCGGATCGGGGCGGACTACCGCGTGCAGGCGATCCGCCCGTTCGTCGACGTGTTCGAGTCCGAGATGGGGCTGCAGGGGGTCGCGGCCGAGAACCTGCAGGCGCGCATGCGCGGCGTGATCCTCATGGCACTGTCGAACGCCGAGGGCCACCTGGTGCTCGCCACGGGCAACAAGTCCGAGCTCGCGGTCGGGTACTCCACGATCTACGGCGACGCCGTCGGCGGGTACGCACCTTTGAAGGACGTCGACAAGTCGCGTGTGTGGGCACTGGCCCGCTGGCGCAACGACGCGGCCCGCGACGGCGTCTTCTCCCCCGACGAGCTGCCGCCCATCCCGGAGTCGTCCATAACCAAGCCGCCCTCGGCCGAGCTGCGACCCGGTCAGGTCGACCAGGACTCGCTGCCGCCGTACGACCTGCTCGACGAGGTCCTCGACGCGTACGTCGAGCACGCCGAGGGGCGCCCGGAGCTGCTGGCCCGCGGGTACGACCCCGCCGTGGTCGACAAGGTCCTCTCCCTGGTCGACCGGGCGGAGTGGAAGCGACGCCAGTACCCGCTCGGCCCGAAGGTCACCGCGCTGGCGTTCGGCCGCGACCGCCGCCTGCCGGTGACGACACGGTGGCGCGAGGCCTGA
- a CDS encoding glutamine synthetase family protein — MDRQQEFVLRTVEERDIRFIRLWFTDVLGMLKSVAIAPAELEAAFSEGIGFDGSAIEGLTRVYEADMIAKPDPTTFQVLPWRGERHGTARMFCDLLTPDGEPSLADSRQVLKRALQKASDKGFTFYTHPEVEFYLFEAPADPAQKLVPVDQGGYFDHVPRGTAHDFRRAAITMLESMGISVEFSHHEAGPGQNEIDLRYADALTTADNIMTFRTVVKEVALEQGVFASFMPKPLADQPGSGMHTHLSLFEGDRNAFHEPGNQFELSGVARSFIAGLLTHAAEITAVTNQFVNSYKRLWGGAEAPSYVCWGHNNRSALVRVPMYKPGKGNSSRVEYRSIDSATNPYLAFAVVLAAGLKGIEEGYELPEGAEDDVWELTDAERRALGIEPLPTTLDEAIAVMERSELVAETLGEHVFDFFLRNKRQEWIDYRTQVTPYELRRFLPVL; from the coding sequence ATGGACAGGCAGCAGGAGTTCGTGCTCCGTACGGTCGAAGAGCGGGACATCCGCTTCATCCGCCTCTGGTTCACCGACGTGCTCGGCATGCTCAAGTCGGTGGCGATCGCCCCGGCCGAGCTCGAGGCCGCGTTCTCCGAGGGCATCGGCTTCGACGGCAGCGCGATCGAGGGCCTGACGCGCGTGTACGAGGCCGACATGATCGCCAAGCCGGACCCCACGACGTTCCAGGTGCTGCCCTGGCGTGGTGAGCGGCACGGCACCGCGCGCATGTTCTGCGACCTGCTGACCCCCGACGGTGAGCCCTCGCTCGCCGACTCCCGGCAGGTGCTCAAGCGCGCGCTGCAGAAGGCGAGCGACAAGGGGTTCACGTTCTACACGCACCCCGAGGTCGAGTTCTACCTGTTCGAGGCCCCCGCGGACCCCGCGCAGAAGCTCGTCCCGGTCGACCAGGGCGGCTACTTCGACCACGTGCCGCGCGGCACCGCGCACGACTTCCGGCGTGCGGCGATCACGATGCTGGAGTCCATGGGCATCTCGGTGGAGTTCTCCCACCACGAGGCCGGCCCGGGCCAGAACGAGATCGACCTGCGGTACGCCGACGCGCTGACCACGGCCGACAACATTATGACGTTCCGCACGGTCGTCAAGGAGGTCGCGCTCGAGCAGGGCGTGTTCGCCTCGTTCATGCCCAAGCCGCTGGCCGACCAGCCGGGTTCGGGCATGCACACGCACCTGTCGCTGTTCGAGGGCGACCGGAACGCCTTCCACGAGCCGGGCAACCAGTTCGAGCTGTCCGGCGTCGCGCGCTCGTTCATCGCCGGTCTGCTCACGCACGCCGCCGAGATCACCGCGGTCACCAACCAGTTCGTGAACTCCTACAAGCGGCTGTGGGGCGGCGCCGAGGCGCCCAGCTACGTCTGCTGGGGCCACAACAACCGCTCCGCCCTGGTCCGCGTGCCGATGTACAAGCCCGGCAAGGGCAACTCGAGCCGCGTCGAGTACCGCTCGATCGACTCCGCCACGAACCCCTACCTCGCGTTCGCCGTCGTGCTCGCCGCGGGGCTCAAGGGCATCGAGGAGGGCTACGAGCTGCCCGAGGGCGCCGAGGACGACGTGTGGGAGCTGACCGACGCCGAGCGTCGCGCGCTGGGCATCGAGCCCCTGCCGACCACGCTGGACGAGGCCATCGCCGTGATGGAGCGCTCCGAGCTGGTCGCCGAGACGCTCGGCGAGCACGTCTTCGACTTCTTCCTGCGGAACAAGCGGCAGGAGTGGATCGACTACCGCACGCAGGTCACGCCGTACGAGCTGCGGCGGTTCCTGCCGGTCCTGTGA